From Jiangella mangrovi:
TTGCCCGACGCCGCGAGCTGGTGGTGCATGCCGCCGTCGACCACGAGGTAGGTCTTGCCGCGCGACACCTTGCGGTCGAGGACGCGGGTGACGTAGACGCCGCACTCGCCGACGATGTAGCGGCCCAGCTCGATGACGGGGACCGCCTCGGGCAGCCGGTCGGCCAGGGCGCCGTCGACGAGCTCACCCAGCCCGGCCGCCACGAGGCCGAGGTCGAGCGGCTGGTCCTTCCCGACGTAAGGGATGCCGAAGCCGCCGCCGAGGTTGAGGTAGCGCACCGGCGCCGGCAGGTGCTCGGCCAGCGAGGCGACGAGGTCGACGGTTCGCCGCTGCGCCTCGGCGATGATCTCGGCGTTGAGGTTCTGCGACCCGGCGAAGACGTGGAAGCCGAGCCAGTTCACCCCGGCCGCGGCGAACTCGCGCAGCACGCCGGGCACCTGCTCGGCGTCGATGCCGAACTGCTGCGGGCCGCCGCCCATGCGCATGCCGGAGCCCTTGACCGCGAAGTCGGGGTTGACGCGCACCGCGACGTTCGGCGTCAGCCCGAGGTCGTCGCCGGCCGCGACGACGCGCGCCAGCTCCGTCGCCGACTCGACCTCGACGATGATGCCGGCGGCGACCGCCTGGCGGATCTCGGCCGGCGACTTGCCCGGCCCGGCGAAGCTGACCCGGCCGGCGGCCATGACGGTGTCGAGGGCGGCGTGCATCTCCAGCGCCGAGGCGACGTCGATGCGGTCGACCCGGTGCGCCAGGTGCTGGACGACGGCCGGCATCGGGTTGGCCTTCATGGCGTAGCTGAGCTGCACCGACGCCGGCAGCGCGGAACGCAGCCGGTCGATGCGGGCGTCCAGTAGCCCGCGGTCGTAGGCGAAGAACGGCGTCGAGCCGACCCGCTCGGCCAGCCGGCTCAGCGGCATCCCGCCGACGCGGAGCTCGCCCTCGGCAGTGCCGAAGGCGGCGACGTGCTCGTGCGGCTTCACCGGACCAGCTCCCCCTTGATGAGGCCGCGGTCGAACTTGCCGTTGGGCGAGCGCGGCAGCTCGGCGCGGACCTCGACCCCGGCCGGGACCATGTACAGCGGCAGCGTCTGGCGCAGCGCGGCCAGCAGCGCCGCGACGTCCAGCTCACCCTGCGGCGGCGTGGCCACGAGCACGATCCGCTGGCCCAGCGCGGGGTCCTCGACGCCGACGGCGACGGCGTCGCGCACCAGCCCGGTGCCGTACGCGGCCTCCTCGACCTCCGTCGGGCTCACCCGGTAGCCGGAGGTCTTGATCATGTCGTCCTTGCGGCCCACGAAGTAGAGGAAGCCCTCGTCGTCGGCCACGACGGTGTCGCCGGACCACACCGCGAGCTCGGGCGTGCGCCAGTCCTGGCCCGGGCGGCGCAGCGGCTTGTACCGCTCGGCCGTGCGGACCGGGTCGTTCCAGTAGCCCAGCGCCACCAGGGCGCCCCGGTGCACGAGCTCGCCCTCCTCGCCCGGCGCGCACGGCGTGCCGTCGGGGCGCACCACGAGGATCTCCGCGTTCGGGATCGCCTTGCCGATGGAGTCGGGCCGGCGGTCGACCTCGGCGGGGTCGAGGTAGGTCGAGCGGAACGCCTCGGTCAGCCCGTACATCAGGAACGGGCGCGCCTCGGTGAAGATGCCGCGCAACCGGTCCAGCGTCACCCGCGGCATGCGCCCGCCGGTGTTCGCCCAGTAGCGCAGCTTGCGCGCCACCTCCTCGGGCCACGGCACCTCGGCCAGCTGCAGCCACAGCGGCGGGACGCAGGTCAGCCCAGTCACGCCGTACCGCTCGCACAGCTTCGGCACCTCGCGCGGCAGCAGGTAGTTCATCAGCACGCAGTGCGCGCCGACCGAGAAGGCCGTCGTCACCTGGCTCAGGCCGGCGTCGAAGCTGAGCGGCAGGACGCTGAGGATGACGTCGTGGGCGCTGTTCTCGAGATAGCTGCTGACGCTCTCGGCGCCCACGATGAGGTTGCGGTGGCTCAGCACGACGCCCTTGGGCTTGCCGGTGCTGCCCGACGTGTAAAGGATCGCCGCCGGGTCGACGTCGATGGCCGGCGACGGCTCCAGCTCAGCATCGGCCTCCTGGCCGGCGTCCCAGCCGTGCACGCGGTACCCGTGCGCGGCGTCGGCGGGCAGTCCCGTGCCGACGACGACCACGTCGGTGACCGCCGTCCCCGCCAGGACGGCGTTCAGCTGCCCGAGCCGGTCGGCCGACGTGACCAGCACCGTCGCACCGCTGTCGGCGAGGATGTGCCCGACCTGCGTGGCCTTGAGCACGTGGTTCACCGGGACGAACACCCCGCCCGCCGCCGACGCCGCGACGAACGCCGCCACGGTCTCGATGCGCTTCTCGAGGTAGATCGCCACGCGATCGCCGCGCCGCAGCCCGAGCCCGGCCAGCTGCGCCGCCGCGGCCTGCGCCGTGCGCCAGACCTCGGCGTAGCTCGCCGTCCGGTTGCGGTAGGTGAGCGCCGGGGCGTCCGGCCGGGCGGCAGCCGCCTGACCGAGCAGATCGTGGAAGCCGGTCCTGATCGCGGTCACGACGCGATCGCCGTTCGAGCAGCACAACGGCGCATCGGCACTTCTCGGCCCCCCCGAGCGAATCACCCCACGCGTCTCGGTGCCACCACGAGACGCGAATCGGGTCGAGCATAGCCGCCGAGGGGCGTTATCGCATCCCGGCCGGTGATCTTGCCGTCCACGCTCCGCTCAGCTCGCCGCCGTGATCATGCCTGCGCCCACCGTGCGGTTGGTGGACTCGTCGACGAGGATGAACCCGCCGGTCTGCCGGTTGCGGCGGTACTCGTCGGCCAGCAGCGGCACCGTAGTGCGCAGCCGCACCCTGCCGATGTCGTTGAGGCCGAGCTGCGTCGCGGTGTCGTCGCGATGCAGGGAGTTGACGTCGAGGCGGTACTGCAGCTCCTTGACCACCGCCCGCGCCGACCGTGTCGTGTGCTTGACGGCGAGCTTCTGGCCGGGCACCAGCGGCGTCTCGGCCATCCAGCAGACCATGGCGTCGATGTCCTGCGCGACGGCCGGCTGGTTGTGCGGCCGGCAGATCATGTCCCCGCGCGAGACGTCGATCTCGTCCTCGAGCCGGACCGTGACCGACATCGGCGCGAACGCCTCGGCCACCGGGCCGTCGGCGGTGTCGATGCCGGCGATGCGGGTGGTGAAGCCGCTGGGCAGCACCATGACCTCGTCGCCGGGCTTCATCACGCCGCCGGCCACCTGGCCCGCGTAGGCGCGGTAGTCGCTGTTCTGCAGCGACTGCGGCCGGATGACGTACTGCACCGGGAACCGGACGTCGACGAGGTTGCGGTCGCTGGCGATGTGCACGTGCTCGAGGTGGTGCAGCAGCGACGGGCCCTCGTACCACGGCATGTTCGGCGAGCGGCTGACGATGTTGTCGCCGTGCAGCGCCGAGATCGGGACGACGGTGAGGTCGGGCACCTCGAGCTTGGTGGCGAACGACGAGAACTCGCGCTCGATGGACTCGAAGACCTCCTGCGACCAGCCGACGAGGTCCATCTTGTTCACGGCCAGCACCAGGTGCGGCACCCGCAGCAGCGACACGAGGAACGCGTGCCGGCGGCTCTGCTCGACCATGCCCTTGCGAGCGTCGACCAGCACGATCGCGAGGTCGGCGGTGGACGCCCCCGTGACCATGTTGCGGGTGTACTGGATGTGCCCCGGGGTGTCGGCGATGATGAACTTGCGCCGCGGCGTCGCGAAGTAGCGGTACGCCACGTCGATGGTGATGCCCTGCTCGCGCTCGGCGCGCAGGCCGTCGGTCAGCAGCGACAGGTCGGTGTACTCGTCACCGCGCTGCTGGCTGGTGCGCTCGACGCTCTCGAGCTGGTCGGTGAAGATCGCCTTCGAGTCGAAGAGCAGCCGCCCGATGAGCGTGCTCTTGCCGTCGTCGACGGAGCCGGCGGTGGCGAACCTGAGCAGATCCATCTCAGAAGTAGCCTTCCTTCTTCCGGTCCTCCATCGCGGCCTCGCTGACGCGGTCGTCTCCGCGGGTGGCGCCACGCTCGGTGAGCCGGGTGGCGGCGATCTCCTCGATGACCTTCTCGACGGTGTCGGCGTCGGACTTCACGGCCGCCGTCAGCGACGCGTCGCCGACCGTGCGGTAGCGCACCTTCGCCACGAAGGTCGTCTCTCCCTCGCGCGGCCGGCAGAACTCGTTGTCGGCGAAGAGCATGCCGTCGCGCTCGAACACCTCGCGGTCGTGCGCGTAGTAGATGGACGGGACGGCGATGTTCTCGCGCTGGATGTAGTGCCAGACGTCGAGCTCGGTCCAGTTCGACAGCGGGAACACCCGGATGCTCTCGCCCAGGTGGATGCGGCCGTTGTAGAGGTTCCAGAGCTCCGGGCGCTGGTTCTTCGGGTCCCACTGGCCGAACTCGTCGCGGAAGGAGAACACCCGCTCCTTGGCCCGCGCCTTCTCCTCGTCGCGCCGGGCGCCGCCGAACAGCGCGGTGAAGCGGTGCTTCTCGACCGCCTCGAGCAGGACCGGCGTCTGGATGCGGTTGCGCGAGCCGTTCGGCTCCTCGGCCACCAGACCGCGCTCGATGGCCTCGGGCACTGACGCGACGACGAGGTTGACGCCCAGCTCGGCGACCCGGCGATCGCGGAACTCGAGCACCTCGGGGAAGTTGTGGCCGGTGTCGACGTGCATGACGGGGAACGGCATGGGCGCCGGCCAGAACGCCTTCTCGGCCAGCCGGAGCATGACGATGGAGTCCTTGCCGCCGGAGAACAGCAGGACCGGGCGCTCCAGCTCGGCGGCGACCTCGCGGAAGACGTGCACCGCCTCGGCCTCGAGGTAGTCGAGCTGGGAGAGCTGGTACTCGTGGATCGTCATGAAGACCTCACCGGTTGAGCGACGGCGCCGTCGGCGACGGCGGTCAGGAGCGCGTCGGCGAGCTCCGGGCGGGCGACGAGCAGGTCGGGCAGATACGGGTCGGCCTGGTTGTAGCGCAGCGGCGAGCCGTCGAGGCGGCTGGCGAACAGGCCGGCGGACCGGGCGACGGCGACCGGTGCGGCGGAGTCCCACTCGTACTGGCCGCCGGCGTGCACGTAGGCGTCGGCCTCGCCGCGGACCACGGCGGCGACCTTGAAGCCGGCCGAGCCCATGGGCAGCAGGTCCGCCCCGAGGGCCTCGGCGGCCCGCTGCGCGGCGGCGGGCGGACGGCTGCGGCTGACGGCGATGCGCGGCGGCGCCGCGGGGTCGCGCGGCGGGACGATGGCGGCCGGGTCGGAGCCGAGGGTGACGCCGTCGGCGCCCAGGCCGGGCAGGGCGACGGCGCCCGCCGTCAGCTCGCCGTCCTGCCAGAGAGCGACGTGCACGGCCCAGTCGTCGCGACCGTCACCGAACTCGCGGGTGCCGTCGAGCGGGTCGACGATCCAGACCCGCCGCGAGACGAGCCGGGCGGCGTCGTCGGGCGCCTCCTCGCTGAGGACGGCGTCGCCGGGCCGCTCCGCCGCGAGGGCGTCGGCCAGGAGTCGATGGGCTGCGCGATCCCCGGCGTCGCGCAGCGCCTGAGTGCCCGTGACCGGGTCGTGGTCGCGGCGCAGTGCGAGCAGCAGCGCGCCCGCCTCGGTGGCGAGGCGGGCGGCCAGGATCGCATCGGTGGATGCCACGGAACTCCTCGAAGCCGGTCTCGAACGTCCCAGCCTAGGGCGAACCGGCGGACGATCACGCGCTCGCCCATCATCCGAGACGAGGCGTCCAGCATCCGGTCACTCGACGCCGAGGACGCTCGGCGCGGCCGCCCGCAGCGCCTCGCGCCACGGCCGCAGCGGCGCCAGCCCGAACCGCGCCCACCGCTCCTGCGACAGCACCGAGTGCGCGGGCCGCGGCACGATCCGCGGCACCTGGTCCGCCGCGACCGGCCGCACCCGCTCCGGGTCCAGCCCCAGCTCGGCGTAGACGGCGCGAGCCAGCCCGAACCACGTCGTCGCACCGGAGTTGACGGCATGCAGGACGCCCGAGACGCCGGCCGCCCGGCCGATGTCGACGATGCGGTCGGCCACGTCGAGGGTCCAGGTCGGCTGGCCCCACTGGTCGTCGATGACGTCGGTGAAGGGCCGCTCCGTGGCCGCGGTGGCGGCGGTCCGGACGAAGCTGCGCCCGTACTCGCCGTACAGCCAGCCGGTCCGCAGCACCACACCGGCCTCGGGCAGCGCCTCGAGCACCGCCCGCTCGCCGTCGGCCATGGTGCGCCCGTACGCCGTGGCGGGCGAGACCGGCGCGTCCTCGGCGTACGGCTCCGTGCTGACGCCGTCGAACACGTAGCTGGTCGACAGGTGGATGAGGCGCAGGCCGGACCGGCCGCACGCCTGGGCGAGGTTGGCGGCACCGTGCACGTTGATCGCCCGGGCCGCCCCCTCGTCGACCTCCGCGGCGTCGACGTCGGCCCAGCTGTCGAGGTTGACGACGATCGAGCCGCTGCCGTGCGCGCCGATGCGGGCAATGGTCGTGACGGCGGCGTCGACCGCGCGGCGGTCGGTGAGGTCCAGCACCGTGCGCGTGGCCGGGATGACCCGCTGGCGAACCGCCCGGAGCATGGTCACCAGATCGCGGCCGAGCATGCCGTCGGCCCCGGTGACCAGCCACGTCGCCACACCGACTCCCCTCAGAGGCCGTCAGGACGATACACCGGCCATGAGCCGGCGCTCGTCCCCGGCCGGGGAGATCAGTACGCCCCGGTGCTGCGGACCACCGCCCCGGCCGTGCGGCCCAGCAGCTGCAGGTCCTCGGTGTAGGACCAGTTGTCGACGTAGCGCAGGTCCAGCCGGACGGTCTCGCCCCAGGTGAGGTTGGACCGGCCGCTCACCTGCCACAGGCCCGTCATGCCCGGGATCGCGGCCAGCCGCCGGCGGGCGGTGCCGTCGTACGTGGCCACCTCCTCGGGGAGGGCGGGCCGCGGGCCGACCAGCGACATGTCGCCGCGCAGCACGTTGATCAGCTGCGGCAGCTCGTCGAGCGAGTACTTGCGCAGCAGCCGGCCGATGCTGGTGATGCGCGGGTCGTGGCGCATCTTGAACATCGGCCCGTCGCCGTCGGCGGAGTCGAGCAGCTCGGCGCGGCGCAGGTCGGCGTCGACGTACATGGTCCGGAACTTCAGCATGGTGAAGAACAGGCCGTCGCGGCCCACCCGCACCTGCCGGTAGATGGCCGGACCCGGGTCGGTGACCTTGACGGCGAGGCCGATGGTCAGCAGCAGCGGCGACAGCATGAGCAGGATGAACCCCGCCAGCACGCGGTCGGTCGCGACCTTGGCCGCGAGCCGCAGGCCGGTCGGGCGGACCTGCTTGACGTGCAGCAGCACGCCGGAGCCCATGGTGCCCAGTCCCATGCGGTGCGCGGCGACGTCGGACAGCCCGAGGTCGGTGACGAGGTCGATGCCGATGTCGCCGAGCATCCAGCTCAGCGCGCGCAGGCGGTCGCCGGTGAACTCCGAGCCGGGCGTGACGCAGACCGTGCGGGCACGGACCCGCTGGGCCGCGAGCCGCACCGCGTGGACGATCTCCTCGTCGCGCAGCGCGTCGTCGTGGCCGGGCAGGCCGCCGACGATGCTGCCGACCACCGGGACCGCTCCGGGCGCCTCGGCGGCGTCGCCCTCGACGCAGGCCGCGACGACGGAGAGCGGGTGCTCGCCGTCCTGGGCGAACCGCTCGACGGTGTCGGCGACGGCCGCCGCCGGACCCACCAGCAGCGTGCGCCGCGTGGCCCGGCCGAGCGTGCGCAGCCGGCGCAGCTTGCGCCGGACCGCGACCCGCACGGCGATCGAGCCGACGGCCAGCACCGCGGCCGCCGCGAGGAACGTCGTGCCGAGCAGCGGGATCGAGAACACCGCACCGGCGACGGCTAGGACGGCCACGACGGCGGCCAGCCCCTGGAAGATGTCGCGGTAGGTGTTCTTGACGCCGAACAGCCGGTCGGGCCGGCCGGTCTTGGCGGTCAGCACCAACGGCCACGCGAGCGCCATGACGCTGACGGCGATGGCGACGTCGAGTGCCGACCAGCTGAGCGCCCAGGTGGTGCCGACGGCGAGAGCGCCGGTCAGCAGGTCACCCGCGGCGGTGATCCGACGATAGCGAAATGGACGAGTCGCAGGCGGCACCAAGGGACCGCGCCCATCGAATGTGGACGTGGTTCCGTGCGAACGTGTGCGCGCGCCAGCCGACGACAGATCGACCGTAGCCATGGCCCCCCCAAGGCTCCGATACCCCCCACCGGCTCATCATCAAGCCAGCGAAACTGGGACGGACTATACGCTGTGGGGCCGAATGGGACCAGTCGAATCGGTCGATTTCGAAACCGGCTCCGCCGCGGGCGACGGTGACACCGGATGCTTACACGTTGTAGTGGTTCTGCGCATACGTGAGGCCGTCGACCACGACGGCCTCGGCGGCATCGGCCGCGCGGTCGATCTCGAGATCGATCTCACGCTTCTCAACAGTGGAGAAGGGCTTGAGCACGAATGCCGCGGGGTCCATGCGACCGGGCGGCCGGCCGATGCCGAAGCGCAGCCGGCAGTAGTCGCCGGTGCCGACCCGGGCCCGCACCGACCGCAGCCCGTTGTGACCGTTGTCACCCCCGCCGCGCTTCAGCCGGACGGTACCGAAGGGCAGGTCGAGCTCATCGTGGACGACCAGCAGACGGTCCGGCTCGATCTTGTAGAAGTCGGCGAGCAGCCCGACCGGCCCGCCGGACTCGTTCATGTACGAGTGCGGCTTGGCCAGCACGGCGCGGACACCGGGCACGCCGCCGAGACGGATCTCGGCGACATCGGCCCGGTGCTTGCGCTGCGACTTGAAGGCGACGCCGACCCGCTCGGCGAGCAGGTCGACCACCATGGCCCCGGCGTTGTGCCGGGTGCCGGCATACGTCGGGCCGGGGTTGCCCAGCCCGACCACCAACCACGCGTCGGACATCGACAGGCTCCCCGGCCCGGCGGAGTGAGCTCAGGACTCGTCGGAGGACGCCTCGGCGTCCGCGGCCTCGCCCTCGGCGGCGGCAGCCTCGTCGGCCGGCGCCTCCTCGGCGGCGGCCTCCTCGACCTCGCCCTCGAGCTGCTCGGCGGTGGGAGCAGCGGTGACGTTGACGACCAGCTGCTCGGGGTCGCCGGCCAGGGACGAGCCACGCGCCAGCGTGAGGTCCTTGGCGAGGATCTGGGTGCCCTCTTCGAGGCCCTCGACGGAGACCTCGATGCCCTCGGGCAGGTGGGTCGCCTCGGCCTCGATGGAGACGGTCGACTGGTCGAGGTTGACCAGCGTGCCCGGCGCGGCCTCGCCCGTGACGTGCACCGCCACCTCGACGGTGACCTTCTCGCCGCGCTTGACCAGCAGCAGGTCGACGTGCTCGATGAAGCCCTTGAGCGGGTCGCGCTGCACGTGCTTCGGCAGCGCCAGCTCGCTGCCCCGGCCCTCGATGTCGAGCGTGAGGAGGACGTTCGGGGTCTTCAGGGCGAGCATGGTGTCGTGGCCCGGCAGCGCCAGGTGGACGGGGTCGGTCCCGTGCCCGTAGAGGACCGCGGGAACCTTGGCAGCGCGGCGAAGGCGGCGCGCGGCGCCCTTGCCGAACTCGGTACGCAGCTCGGCGGCGATCTTGACGTCGGACACGGGAGAACTCCTCGGAAAGCGCGGTGGGCGGTCAGCGGCACGTCGGGCTCGGGCAAGGGCGCGCACCGACTGCGCACCGCGTCGATCACGGTGTCGTCAAGAAAGACGCACCCTCGCCGAGGCAACCCGCCAAGTCTAGCCCCCGAGCAGCCCCGATGTGAAACCGGCCCCGAACGTCGTCGCTAGGCGTTCCCGTTGAACAAACTGGTAACGGAGCCCTCTTCGAAGACCTCGTGGATGGCCCGCGCGATGAGCGGTGCGATGGACAGCACCGTCAGCTTGTCGAAGTGCCGGTCCTCGGGGATCGGCAGCGTGTTGGTGACGATGACCTCTTTGATGCCGGCCGAGTTCTTCAGCCGGTCGACCGCGGGGCCGGACAGCACGGCGTGCGTGGCCGCGACGAGCACGTCGGCCGCGCCGGCCTCCATGAGCGCCTCGGCGGCCTGCGTGATGGTGCCGGCGGTGTCGATCATGTCGTCGACCAGGAGGCAGGTGCGGCCCTGGACGTCGCCGACGACCTCGTGCACCTTGACCTCGTTGGCGACGTCGGGGCTGCGGCGCTTGTGGATGATGGCCAGCGGCGTGCCCAGGCGGTCGGCCCACACGTCGGCGACCCGCACCCGGCCCGCGTCGGGCGAGACCACCGTCATGTTCGCCGGCGCGTAGTTGTCCTGGACGTGGTTGGCCAGGATGGGCAGCGCCCACAAGTGGTCGACCGGGCCGTCGAAGAAGCCCTGGATCTGCGCGGTGTGCAGGTCGACGGCCATGAGGCGGTCGGCGCCCGCGGTCTTGAACATGTCGGCGACGAGGCGCGCGGAGATGGGCTCGCGGCCGCGGTGCTTCTTGTCCTGGCGCGCGTACCCGTAGAACGGCATGACTACGGTGATCTGCTTGGCCGACGCCCGCTTCAGCGCGTCGACCATGATCAGCTGCTCCATGATCCACTCGTTGATGGGCGCGGTGTGGCTCTGGATGACGAACGCGTCGCTGCCGCGCACGCTCTCTTCGAACCGCACGTAGATCTCGCCGTTGGCGAAGTTGAACGTCTTGCTGGGCACCAGGCTGACGCCGAGGTGGTCGGCGACCTCCGCGTTGAGCTCGGGATGCGCGCGGCCCCCGAACAGCATCAGCGTCTTCGTGCCCGTCGCGCGGATCCCCGTCACGGCTGCTCCCCCTTGTCGCCGTCGCCCGTGTCGCTCGCGGCCGCCTCGGCTGCCGCGGCGGTCTTGCTGCCGGGGCGCTTGCGCGCCACCCACCCGGCGATGTTGCGCTGCCGGCCCCGCGCGACGGCGAGCTCGCCCGGCTCGGTGCCCGACACGACCGTCGACCCCGCGGCGACGTAGCTGCCGTCGGCGAGCTCGACCGGCGCCACGAGCACCGAGTCGCTGCCCACGAAGACGTGCTTGCCGACCGTGGTCGGGTGCTTGTCGACGCCGTCGTAGTTGGCGAAGATCGTGCCGGCGCCGATGTTCGCGCCCTCGCCGATGGTGGCGTCGCCGACGTAGGTCAGGTGCGGCACCTTCGCGCCCGCGCCGACGGTCGACTTCTTGATCTCGACGTAGGCGCCGGCCTTCGACTTCGCCTCGAGCACGGTGCCGGGCCGCAGGTAGGTGAACGGGCCGATGGTGGCGCCCTCGCCGATCTGCGCGCCGTCCGCGTGGGTGCGCACCACGCTGGCGCCGGGCCCGACGACGGTGTCGATGAGCGTGGAGTCGGGACCGACCTCGGCGCCGGCGGCGACCTCGGTGGCGCCGCGCAGCTGCACGCCCGGGCGCAGCACGACGTCGCGCTCGAGCACCACCGTGACGTCGATGAACGTGGTGGCGGGGTCGATCATGGTGACGCCGGAGCGCATCCACTTCTCGGCGACGCGGCGGTTCAGCTCGCGGTTCATGGCGGCCAGCTGGACGCGGTCGTTGACGCCCTCGGTCTGCCAGGGGTCGTCGGTGACGACGGCGCCGACGCGGCGGCCGTCCTGTCGGGCCAGCCCGAGCACGTCGGTGAGGTACAGCTCGCCCTGCGCGTTCTGGGTGGTGATGCGGCTCAGCCCGTCGCGCAGCACCGCGGCGTCGAACGCGTAGATGCCGGAGTTGATCTCCTTGATCGCCCGCGTCTGCGCGTCGGCATCCTTGTGCTCGACGATGGCGCGCACCGCGCCGTCGGCCTCGCGCACGATGCGGCCGTACCCGGTGGGGTCGGCGACCTCGGCGGTGAGCACCGTGACGGCATTGCCGTCGGCCACGTGCCGGTCGGCCAGCGCGTGCAGGGTGTC
This genomic window contains:
- a CDS encoding ribose-phosphate diphosphokinase; the protein is MTGIRATGTKTLMLFGGRAHPELNAEVADHLGVSLVPSKTFNFANGEIYVRFEESVRGSDAFVIQSHTAPINEWIMEQLIMVDALKRASAKQITVVMPFYGYARQDKKHRGREPISARLVADMFKTAGADRLMAVDLHTAQIQGFFDGPVDHLWALPILANHVQDNYAPANMTVVSPDAGRVRVADVWADRLGTPLAIIHKRRSPDVANEVKVHEVVGDVQGRTCLLVDDMIDTAGTITQAAEALMEAGAADVLVAATHAVLSGPAVDRLKNSAGIKEVIVTNTLPIPEDRHFDKLTVLSIAPLIARAIHEVFEEGSVTSLFNGNA
- the glmU gene encoding bifunctional UDP-N-acetylglucosamine diphosphorylase/glucosamine-1-phosphate N-acetyltransferase GlmU, which encodes MKSSIPKVLHEVAGRSLVGHAVAAAQELKPDHLTVVIGHGRDLVAAHLTETAPGVTTAVQEQQLGTGHAVGVALEQLPELDGVVVVTYGDVPLLTGDTLHALADRHVADGNAVTVLTAEVADPTGYGRIVREADGAVRAIVEHKDADAQTRAIKEINSGIYAFDAAVLRDGLSRITTQNAQGELYLTDVLGLARQDGRRVGAVVTDDPWQTEGVNDRVQLAAMNRELNRRVAEKWMRSGVTMIDPATTFIDVTVVLERDVVLRPGVQLRGATEVAAGAEVGPDSTLIDTVVGPGASVVRTHADGAQIGEGATIGPFTYLRPGTVLEAKSKAGAYVEIKKSTVGAGAKVPHLTYVGDATIGEGANIGAGTIFANYDGVDKHPTTVGKHVFVGSDSVLVAPVELADGSYVAAGSTVVSGTEPGELAVARGRQRNIAGWVARKRPGSKTAAAAEAAASDTGDGDKGEQP